TTGCAATGTGAGTTTTTGCAAAAAAACGATAGGGTATTTTCTTTAGCAAGGCCATAATTAGAAAGAGAATGGTTAAATAAAAAGCGTATTCGCCTACTTCAAGAGCCACATATTCAAGTGATTCCAAAAATTTTTCAAATGTGCTAGGATCTACCTCTTCGGTAGCTCCAGAGATGGCATCCAAAATTATTAACCGATCTAATTGCGACCACCATTGAGGCAATTTAGACACCAACCAGTGCATAATAGAAAACGAAAATGCAAGAACACCTAGCCACTTGTGCAGACGATAAATTTTATCAAGTCCGCCCAGGCGTTTTTCAATCCATAGGGGACGAGTTGCCAATAGCATTGAAAAAGTCATAGCAGAAAATGCAATAATTCCGGTATATTGAGCCAAACTTTTAGTAAACAAGTTGGAATCAAACGGAATATATAGCAGCGTATTTGTCAAAAACCAAATTATTGTGATAAGAGTAATGGATAGGGCGAGTGCGAGTTTTATTTTATTCATATATGTTTTCCAATTCGATTAGAACTTCCGGCCATGAAGATTATTTTCATTTTTGGGAATTTACTTTAGACGACAAAATTGTAATAAAAAAATAGAGACAATTCATAAACTGCCTCTACGTAAATAAAAAATACTTTCAATTAAAGTTCAATAATCACATCTTCTTTTGCCATACGTCCTTTAGGCAACTTACGGTTATAATCTTTTTCTTCTTTGTGATAACCGATTGCTAAAGCAAAAGTACATTCGTAATCATCGCCTAACTCTTTGGCAAATTCTTTTTGAATTTCCTCCGCATCAACACCTTCCATTGGGGTAGAATCGATATTTAGGCGTGCTAATGCGTGCAATACGTTACCCAAAGCAATGTAAGATTGAGCTTTTGTCCATTGTCCGTTATTTCCATTTTCATCAGCTGCCTTCTCCGCAAATTTAAATGCTCTTTCTAGCTGTTTATCATATCCTTTTTGATTCATTCGTCCAGCAGCCATACTAGCGTCTAATCTTTTTTTGTAATCCTCTTTGCCATAATGCACTTTATTGGCAAAAAGAATAATTTCCGATGCATTTGTAATGTGTGGTTGATTGAATTGATACTTTTCAAAAGTACCTGCCAAACGTTGTTTTGCTTCATCACTTTTTATAACGATAAATTTCCACGGCTGTGAGTTGATAGAGGAAGGAGATAAGCGCAATACTTCTTCTATTGTTGCCAAATCTTCAGGTGAAACTCGTTTTGTTTTATCGTAGGCTTTTGACGTATATCGACTGTTCAAATCCTCGATGATTTGATTACCAACAGAAACTTTTGGTGTTTCTCCTTTTTCTTTTGGTGCACAGGCTCCTAAAATTCCTGCGACAACTGTCAAAATTAAAATTATTTTTTTCATAATTTATTTGTTTTTATTTTACTATAATTTTTATTGTTATCAAAATTACATGTAATAGGAATGGTTAAAAATTCTTGTACAATAGTTTACAATAATTTTAAGTTCTTATTACTTTGCATTAGGATGCAAAATAGTAACTTTTCTTATTTGAAATATTGTATTAAAAAGGGAAATTCTGGTAAAAAAAAGGGAAATATTGAATTCATTTTGTTTAACTGCTTGTGTACATCGGTATTAAAAATACAAAACTTTCAAATACGAACGTAGACAATTTATTTATTCAATATATACATTGTGTGTGCTAGCATAAGCAAGAGCATATTTACCGGTAAGTTCTAGAAAAATATTAAATATGCTAAAATATGGTCAAAAGAGCTTAACATTCATGTTTAACGAACTGCACAGTATGAGATCCGTACCTTGGGTGGTGCGAGAGGTTCACCGCTAGACTAATGGCCTAGCGGCTGCCTACTGGATTATGTGTTTGTCATTTTCTCTTTGTCAAATCTATTCATTATTTCAATAAATTCATTCGGCAATATTTCGCTTACAAATTCAATTATTTCTGTCGGTATGTTTTTATAGAAAGCGGATGCAATACCTCCCGTTATACAAGCTATTGTATCACTGTCTCCACCAATAGATATTGCAAGTCTAATTGCACTTTCAAAATCAGAACTTTCAAGAAATGCCACTATCGCTTGAGGAACTGAACCTTGACAACTAACATCAAATTCATAAGTCGGACGAATCTCATCCAAAGTAAAGTCAAGATTATAATTAAACGTAGACGATATATAATTCTTTATTTCTTGTTTTGATTTTCCTTGTCTTGCAAGAAATATTGCTACTGCTGTCGCTTGTGCTCCTTTTATTCCCTCAGGATGATTATGTGTCACTTCTGCTGTCTGTTTTGCAACTTCTAAAACTCTGTCAATATCGTTATAGGCAAAACCAACTGCACTTACTCTCATTGCAGAACCATTTCCATAACTTCCATAAGGTTTAGGATTATTTGATTTTAACCAATTTCTAAAATTCCCACCATATCCACGTCCGCGATATTTTCTTCCGTAATTTAAAATTGTCTGTGAATAATCTTTGTTATTTAAAATACTGTCAGCAACAGCAATAGTCAACACGGTATCGTCAGTAAATTTGCATTTGGGATTGAATAAGTTAAATTCTGTTGATTTTATATTATTCCATTCGTAAACAGAACCTATCACGTCTCCAATTACTGCTCCAATGATTGTGTTTGAATGAATTTTTTGCTGCTTTTTAAAGCATTTTAAATCGTAAATTGACTTGATGTAATTAGGTGTATTTGTCATTACGGCATAATGCAGTAACTCTTGTACGTCTTTTTCTATAAGTTTCTTTACATTTTGTTTTCCACAACCTCCAAAAGCTCCCATACAATAAAAGCTTCGATGGTGCGATAGAATTCTATTTCCCAGACAAGAATAATGATTTCCTATTTTTGGAGTTTCAGGAAAGAAAGCATCATAAGATGTCCAATTCTCAAATAATTTAGTATTATATTTTGCATCAATATTGAAGTTCTTAAAAACTGCACATTCTTTCTTTAAATTATTCCAAACATAGTTTTTAACTTTTGTAACAGGTATTTTATCCCAATAAAGTTGTGGATTATAGTAAAATAATAAGTCAATACCGTTATCTAATGCAAAATAATAATGCGAAACATAAAGCGTATTTATTCCCTCAGTACTTCGTAAGTCATTGTGAAATTTCTCTATGGTATCTGATTCATTTCCTGAATATTCTTTCATTCTGTTGTTTTTTTTATGATAACGCATAACGGTTCGTATAAGAATAGTAGCCGACTACGTGGTACTTTCCTGTCAAGTTACAAAAAAGTTTTATCGGGCTACAATCCTTGAATTCACTGCTATTTTGGTTATTATTTTTATATATTGCTATGGGCTTTATTTTCTTTGCCTTTCTTATTCATCCACCATTTCATAGTTAATCCCCAACCAAGTCCGCAAATCATCCATAATGGAATCCCAATCAAAATGTTTTTCTGAGTAATTTCCTTATTTTCAATCAATGGGAAAATAATTTGCATTGTAAAAAACATAAATAGTCCAAAAAAGAGTCCCGATTTTAACCAATTTTTTGTTGTATTTTTCTTCTCATTAATTTCAAGATTTAAGTTCTTATATCTTTCAGGTTGTTTGTCTAACCACTTTTGTTTTATCGATTTTTTAAACCAGCCCCAAATAGGATAGGTAATTGTTAATATAATTAATGAAGTCAAATTTCTTTGTACTGGAATTATTTTTTTGCAATTGTCACAATAGAAACCAAACCAATTTTTAAACGCCGTCTTGTTTTGAGCAGAATATTTCAATCCTGAATGTAGTTCACCACAGTGAGGACAAGGAATTAATGAACGCTGATAAAAAGGCTTTTTCCCTTCTCGCTCGATTAACATTACTTTGGGGATTGTCTGTCCTAAAATCAACTCATTAATTACCACCCCTGGATTTAATATCCAATGCAATATCACAGGACTTTTCCAGTTCCATATTTTGTATTTATCCTTGTCGTATTTCATTTCGTAATTTTTTTAAATGCTGGTAGTTTGGGTAGTGTTGGACATAACGTACAGCATATGAATAGTTGCCGACTTGGATGTGCAACACTTTCAAGATGCACCAACGATAATGCGAGAGGCAAAGATCCCGCAAATCACTAATCGGCAATTATTTATTATGCATTGTTGGCATTTGGGCATTTTTTCTTCCTTGAATAATTCTTTCCGTTCATTAATCCTTTACTCTGTCCCAAATACGCTTTGGTATTTTACTTTCATTTCCGTTGGCTTTCATTATTTGAATGTATTTTTGGTATGCCTCTTTGGCCTGTTCCATTTCGTTTAATCCCCAGTATGCATCACCAAGGTTGATATAAACCACTGTACGATTTGGGGAAAATTCTTTTACCTTTTTTAAGACAAAAATAGACTCTATATATAGTTGGTTGTTTTCAAGATAATATCCGATATTATTATAATCAACAATCGTATTTTGTGAAATTGGAAATTTATTTATTAGGGCTTTATAACGAAGAGTATCATTTATTATTTTATTATTTTCTTCCGAAAATCTTTTTTGAAAATCTTTTAAATTTTCTTCAAACCAGTATTTAAATGATAAAATTTGTTTTATCGGTTTTTCTAAAATAAAACCATTATTTTCTTGAAAAATTTCATTCAAATTTGAATTATACATTTTCGTAATAATTTTTGTTTTTGTATAATCTTCAAACCCATTAATTGTTTGATTAATAGAATATACTAAGACCCAATTGTTTACATTACAGTATTTTATATAATATGTTGTAATATCTGTACCTCTATCCGGAAATAATGTTTTAATAGCCATTATTATGCTATCTTGATTTACCGATGTGATTGTATCAATGATTTTCCCCCCATCTTCAGAAAAGTTACCAACAGAAAGAACTTGTATATATTTTCCTTTGTTTTCTTGAAAAAATAGTAAATCATTTCCTGCATATGGTTTACTGTATATAACTTTATCCATAATGCCATCGAAATTTATATCAATGTTAACTATTTCATAATCAATGTTATTCATGTATAATTCAATATTTTTGTTTTGAGCTGTTAAATTCAAATTAATAGCAAAAAGAAATATTAATCTAATAGCACTATTTTTTATTTTGACATGTATCATAACTAAATATTTTCTTTATTTTTTTTACGTATTCTCTTCTTGAATTAAGACCATTAGACCCTCCATTAACCAAATAACTTATTACATCAGTAGAATCATCATCAGCTATTAAATTTAAATCAACTGTATAATACGATTTACTTACAGAATTGTCTAAGTATGTAATCTTTGATTTAGGATAGCTTGGATTACAATTAGTAACATATGAAGGTGCAGACGATGGTGGAGTCCATATACTGCCTTGACTTAAAACCTTGCCTTTTTTCCAGAACCAGCCGGCAGAATCAAAGGCATTATTTAAATTATTCGCAATTACTTCATAATCATCTACACATTCTGTTCCACTATAGCATTTGTACAATTTATACCCATCCTCATGTGTTAATTGCATCAATCCTCTTCCTATATATGGCCAATAATTAGCAGAAGTGTTATATTCTCTAGTTGTCCTTAATCTATCTGTTTCATGGTATATTTGAGCTAAGAAATGAATTCTTCTTATACACGTATTAATATCATATTCTCTAAATATTGCATTTAATTGTGTTGTAAACTTTTCATATGTTTTATCACTTGCTGGAATATCGCAATTATTTTTAAAAAAAAGCTTTTCCTTATTATTTCCTACATAAACATCACTTTCACTCTTTCTTAATGCTATTATTATTTCTTTAACTTCTTTAACAGTTAAATCTCTATCACAATAACATGAGTTTACTCGTTTCATCTGCTCCACAAAAGCATTGGGATGAAAATGATACACCTTTGTATCTGTTGGAAACGGTTCCAAATCGTTTTCGTCTCTTGGTTGTGGGTTACTCTGTTTTTCCCAAGAGTACATTTTCCTGCTTTTGTTAAGCATGGGGTCATAAGTCCAACCCTCTGGCATCTCGTTTCCGGGTACTTTTACCTTACTCCAAAAATCAAGGGCGTTTACTTTGTCTTCGATTACTTTAAGGGAGTTTTCTTTTTGTTTGATAAAATGCTCTTTTATTTCCTTGTCTTCTTCCTGTTCTATGCCTTTATCAAGCAAGGTTTCTAATTCCTGTTTAAGGCTGCTATAGTTTACGCCCCATTCGCTTTGGTGGTAACAGACCAGTTTTGAAAGGCGTTCACAAACGTACATGTCGTTTAAGCCTCTGCGTAGTTCCTGTGGGCTTAACTTTTTGTTGCCGTCGGTATCCATTTCTTTGAATACGGATTTGAGGAATTGCGGAGCATTTTTCTCTGTTTCATCGAATACGAAATTGTCAGGCTGGTCTTTTAATATCTTAAAGCCAAAGGCTAACCAGTCGTGTGCCGAAACTTTTGATACTTTTTCGTCATCGCTTTTTATATAACCTTTGCGTTCGCCACGATAGTCCTGTATTTTAATTTCATAATATGTATCGTTGCCCTGCTTTATTTCTTCAACCTCCTTTTTACCGATGATATGGTCGCCCATCAACTCGGTTTGGGTTTCGGAGTCGTTGGGGAAGAAAACGGAAGCAAAGTTTTTGTTGGGCTTACTTTCAAAAAGTTGGTTGATGTCGCTATTCAGGGTAAGGTGTTGCCCCATCATGCTAACTTCCGATGGCAAATTATCTTTATGCACCCAATAGCAATGCTTCCCATCGGGCAACGTATAGCTTACATCGCGAGATGTTTGCCCTTCTGCAAACTGAGAAGCATCTTCGTTAAGGGTAATTACCGAATCTTTGGTAACCGTTCCTTCAAAAGCTTCGTTTATTTTGTCAAGGTTAAAACTTGTGTATGTATAATTGCCTGTTTCCGCCGTTGGAGCTGTTCCGTTGCCCAAATCGGATTTTTCAACGGTTCGGAATTGCTTGTTGAGTTTTATACGTGAGTACTCTTCCTCTACCTGTAACACCAATATTTCATCACCACTTTTTAGTGTATACGGATAATGATGGCTGAGCAAGCCCCCTTTTGCAATTTTTATAAAGTCTTTGGTATCGGCAATGTCGTCTTTATCGCCTTCTTTTCCTTTTAAAAACTCTGTTGGGTCAGTTGCGCTATACACTTCAAGGTGCGTGGTGCGGTGCTGCTCGTTACCAATATGTCCCATGGGCCCGGTAAAACCTATGATGTTGCCTGCTTTTACCGGAATATTGCAATTGTTGCCTGTGATGATTTTATCAAGGTTATTCTCGTCAAAGTTGAGAACAAAGCCGTCTTCTTTACAACTTTTTGCATAGATATAACCGTCTTGTTGTTTGCCGTTGAGGGTTTTGATTTTGTAGTAATTACCCGATTTTTTCTCTATGGTGAACTTTGATTTATTGGGGACTTGCATAACAAAGTTCTCTTCAGGTTTTTCGCTGTTGTATGCTGGCGTACTACGCAGTTTTTCGTAGTCCCAACACTTTCCTTCCTGACCATTGCCGACCACTCGGTACATGTTGTCGTTGATTTCTTCAAACTGGTCACTGTCCAAGTCTACATATAGGTCATCGTAAACCAATCCTGAATCGGGATGCGTGAAAATCACTTTTTTGTATAGCGTATTTTTTGCCCAGTGGGTGAGTGATTTATCAAATATATCATTGCTTGGATTAGGGTTGACAATGGAATTGACTGGTGATATCATGGTAAACATCTTGGAAATGCTTTTATATGCTATTACCCCTTTTGCTTTATATGGTGTTTTACTACTTACCTCGTATTGTTGGGTTTTATAAATATCGGGTACGTTGTCAAAATCCATTAATTCATCATATGGCATCAGGTGGTTATACAGAGAGTAAAAAGTTAATTCTCTTCCCTTCGGGCTTTTGTATTGATGTTGGATTAAAACGAAACCGCTCGAAAATTTCAAACCGTTGTTGGTTTCAATGGGTTCTTTGTTAAGGCGGTAGGCTATTATTGTTCCGTC
This genomic interval from uncultured Marinifilum sp. contains the following:
- a CDS encoding nitroreductase family protein, with amino-acid sequence MKKIILILTVVAGILGACAPKEKGETPKVSVGNQIIEDLNSRYTSKAYDKTKRVSPEDLATIEEVLRLSPSSINSQPWKFIVIKSDEAKQRLAGTFEKYQFNQPHITNASEIILFANKVHYGKEDYKKRLDASMAAGRMNQKGYDKQLERAFKFAEKAADENGNNGQWTKAQSYIALGNVLHALARLNIDSTPMEGVDAEEIQKEFAKELGDDYECTFALAIGYHKEEKDYNRKLPKGRMAKEDVIIEL
- a CDS encoding ADP-ribosylglycohydrolase family protein — its product is MKEYSGNESDTIEKFHNDLRSTEGINTLYVSHYYFALDNGIDLLFYYNPQLYWDKIPVTKVKNYVWNNLKKECAVFKNFNIDAKYNTKLFENWTSYDAFFPETPKIGNHYSCLGNRILSHHRSFYCMGAFGGCGKQNVKKLIEKDVQELLHYAVMTNTPNYIKSIYDLKCFKKQQKIHSNTIIGAVIGDVIGSVYEWNNIKSTEFNLFNPKCKFTDDTVLTIAVADSILNNKDYSQTILNYGRKYRGRGYGGNFRNWLKSNNPKPYGSYGNGSAMRVSAVGFAYNDIDRVLEVAKQTAEVTHNHPEGIKGAQATAVAIFLARQGKSKQEIKNYISSTFNYNLDFTLDEIRPTYEFDVSCQGSVPQAIVAFLESSDFESAIRLAISIGGDSDTIACITGGIASAFYKNIPTEIIEFVSEILPNEFIEIMNRFDKEKMTNT
- a CDS encoding tetratricopeptide repeat protein; translated protein: MIHVKIKNSAIRLIFLFAINLNLTAQNKNIELYMNNIDYEIVNIDINFDGIMDKVIYSKPYAGNDLLFFQENKGKYIQVLSVGNFSEDGGKIIDTITSVNQDSIIMAIKTLFPDRGTDITTYYIKYCNVNNWVLVYSINQTINGFEDYTKTKIITKMYNSNLNEIFQENNGFILEKPIKQILSFKYWFEENLKDFQKRFSEENNKIINDTLRYKALINKFPISQNTIVDYNNIGYYLENNQLYIESIFVLKKVKEFSPNRTVVYINLGDAYWGLNEMEQAKEAYQKYIQIMKANGNESKIPKRIWDRVKD